In a single window of the Diospyros lotus cultivar Yz01 chromosome 10, ASM1463336v1, whole genome shotgun sequence genome:
- the LOC127810911 gene encoding uncharacterized protein LOC127810911 isoform X1, translating to MAPPKQGVNARNGNNVFRGRATQRTRYRGGSSTAPDQEINVEGGENIFEGDFSQEAEEIAPAGGGNNPNQPIIIIMPPDNGRPVPTPDPWPTPEPRPTPNPGGHTPGQSTVSVPGAGMQTVCPACGIIWARNNSMANYQTLLRGGHVYS from the coding sequence ATGGCACCTCCCAAACAAGGTGTAAATGCCAGGAACGGAAATAATGTCTTCAGGGGTAGGGCGACTCAGAGAACGAGATACAGAGGCGGCAGCTCCACAGCTCCCGATCAAGAGATAAATGTAGAAGGTGGAGAAAACATCTTTGAAGGAGATTTCTCTCAGGAAGCTGAAGAAATCGCCCCCGCCGGCGGAGGCAACAATCCCAATCAGCCGATTATTATTATCATGCCCCCTGATAATGGAAGGCCTGTTCCAACGCCAGATCCATGGCCAACGCCAGAACCAAGGCCAACACCTAATCCAGGCGGCCATACGCCAGGTCAAAGCACGGTTTCAGTGCCTGGAGCAGGAATGCAAACGGTTTGTCCAGCCTGTGGAATCATTTGGGCTAGGAATAATTCCATGG